A single window of Gossypium arboreum isolate Shixiya-1 chromosome 13, ASM2569848v2, whole genome shotgun sequence DNA harbors:
- the LOC108461714 gene encoding two-component response regulator ARR12-like isoform X2, with translation MTVEQIVSEGKDQFPIGMRVLAVDDDPTCLLLLGTLLRRCQYHVTTTSQAKTALKMLRENKNKFDLVISDVHMPDMDGFKLLEHVGLEMDLPVIMLSANGDTKLVMKGITHGACDYLLKPVRIEELQNIWQHVVRRKKKDRCNSGSKDKPHPDSGEAAGIGNVDNNGKLNKKRKDQNEDEDDERDENGHDNEDPSAQKKPRVVWSVELHRKFVAAVNQLGIDKAVPKKILELMNVEKLTRENVASHLQKFRLYLKRISCVANQQANMAAALGTADSAYLRMGSLNGLGNFHTLAGSDQLHNAAFRSFPPSGVLGRLNTPAGLGIRGLPSPGTIQLGHVQNSGNPTNDLSKLQSFVPGNHNTNILQGMPMSLELDRLQHNKNVGHIGELPTTDSMTVFPGSGNLVDARITGFSNNQLLGVTSNSLMLEGSSQQATSHTSVSAIGFQNGNALSDFTSIAPASNQLQDSKAGSQGQASPINCNAGQIIRSAPQEWNAPRKDAPYQSHASINSSIPINGAMIQLGQCLDRNNSIFHRTTDLDSVGPLNFVDPLSIKHSEGDNSIMEPSVIEKEGYLMFQPRPHGSHVPDNIGSLEDLASAMMKQADATVIL, from the exons atgacGGTAGAGCAGATAGTCAGTGAAGGCAAGGATCAGTTTCCAATTGGCATGCGAGTTTTGGCCGTTGACGATGACCCGACTTGCCTTTTACTGCTCGGAACTCTTCTTCGTCGATGCCAGTACCATG TTACCACAACAAGCCAAGCTAAAACAGCATTGAAGATGTTAAGAGAAAACAAGAACAAGTTTGACTTGGTTATCAGCGATGTTCACATGCCCGACATGGATGGTTTTAAGTTACTTGAGCATGTGGGGCTTGAGATGGACCTGCCTGTCATAA TGTTGTCTGCAAATGGTGATACGAAGCTTGTGATGAAAGGGATTACTCATGGTGCTTGTGATTATTTGCTGAAACCTGTTCGGATCGAGGAGCTGCAAAATATATGGCAACATGTAGTGAGGAGAAAGAAAAAAGACCGGTGTAATTCTGGCAGCAAAGACAAGCCTCATCCAGACAGTGGTGAGGCTGCGGGGATAGGGAATGTTGATAACAATGGGAAGTTAAACAAAAAGCGGAAAGACCAGAATGAAGACGAGGACGACGAGCGTGACGAGAATGGCCATGATAACGAGGACCCATCAGCCCAAAAGAAACCTCGTGTTGTTTGGTCAGTGGAGTTGCATCGCAAATTTGTTGCAGCGGTTAATCAGTTGGGCATTGACA AGGCTGTACCTAAAAAGATCCTAGAATTGATGAATGTTGAAAAGCTTACCAGAGAAAATGTCGCCAGCCATCTGCAG AAATTTAGGCTTTACCTGAAAAGAATCAGCTGTGTGGCAAACCAACAAGCAAACATGGCGGCAGCCTTAGGCACTGCAGATTCTGCCTATTTACGGATGGGGTCTCTGAATGGACTTGGAAATTTCCATACATTGGCTGGATCTGATCAGCTTCACAATGCTGCCTTTAGATCTTTCCCACCTAGTGGGGTGCTTGGAAGATTGAACACACCTGCTGGGTTAGGCATACGTGGCCTTCCATCTCCAGGAACTATTCAATTAGGCCACGTGCAAAATTCGGGTAATCCCACTAATGATCTTAGCAAGTTGCAATCTTTCGTTCCTGGAAACCATAATACCAACATTCTACAAGGTATGCCAATGTCACTAGAACTTGATCGACTACAACATAACAAGAATGTTGGCCACATAGGAGAGCTGCCGACTACCGATAGTATGACTGTTTTCCCTGGTTCTGGTAATTTAGTAGATGCAAGAATAACTGGATTTTCCAACAATCAACTTCTTGGTGTTACAAGCAACTCCTTGATGTTAGAAGGAAGCTCTCAGCAAGCCACTTCACATACTAGTGTTTCTGCAATAGGCTTCCAAAATGGGAATGCTTTATCCGACTTTACTTCTATAGCTCCTGCTTCCAACCAATTGCAGGATTCAAAAGCAGGCTCACAAGGCCAAGCATCCCCGATCAACTGTAATGCAGGGCAAATAATCAGAAGTGCTCCTCAAGAATGGAATGCCCCTAGAAAAGATGCCCCTTACCAATCACATGCTTCGATAAACTCTTCGATCCCTATTAACGGTGCCATGATTCAGTTGGGACAGTGCTTGGACCGAAATAACTCGATTTTCCACAGGACAACAGACTTGGATTCGGTTGGACCATTGAACTTTGTTGATCCCTTATCTATCAAGCACAGTGAAGGTGACAACTCCATTATGGAGCCATCAGTTATCGAAAAGGAAGGGTATCTTATGTTCCAACCACGGCCACATGGAAGTCATGTTCCTGATAACATCGGCTCCTTGGAAGATCTGGCAAGTGCAATGATGAAACAG GCGGATGCAACGGTTATTCTCTAA
- the LOC108461714 gene encoding two-component response regulator ARR12-like isoform X1, producing MTVEQIVSEGKDQFPIGMRVLAVDDDPTCLLLLGTLLRRCQYHVTTTSQAKTALKMLRENKNKFDLVISDVHMPDMDGFKLLEHVGLEMDLPVIMLSANGDTKLVMKGITHGACDYLLKPVRIEELQNIWQHVVRRKKKDRCNSGSKDKPHPDSGEAAGIGNVDNNGKLNKKRKDQNEDEDDERDENGHDNEDPSAQKKPRVVWSVELHRKFVAAVNQLGIDKAVPKKILELMNVEKLTRENVASHLQKFRLYLKRISCVANQQANMAAALGTADSAYLRMGSLNGLGNFHTLAGSDQLHNAAFRSFPPSGVLGRLNTPAGLGIRGLPSPGTIQLGHVQNSGNPTNDLSKLQSFVPGNHNTNILQGMPMSLELDRLQHNKNVGHIGELPTTDSMTVFPGSGNLVDARITGFSNNQLLGVTSNSLMLEGSSQQATSHTSVSAIGFQNGNALSDFTSIAPASNQLQDSKAGSQGQASPINCNAGQIIRSAPQEWNAPRKDAPYQSHASINSSIPINGAMIQLGQCLDRNNSIFHRTTDLDSVGPLNFVDPLSIKHSEGDNSIMEPSVIEKEGYLMFQPRPHGSHVPDNIGSLEDLASAMMKQEGGCNGYSLRTSI from the exons atgacGGTAGAGCAGATAGTCAGTGAAGGCAAGGATCAGTTTCCAATTGGCATGCGAGTTTTGGCCGTTGACGATGACCCGACTTGCCTTTTACTGCTCGGAACTCTTCTTCGTCGATGCCAGTACCATG TTACCACAACAAGCCAAGCTAAAACAGCATTGAAGATGTTAAGAGAAAACAAGAACAAGTTTGACTTGGTTATCAGCGATGTTCACATGCCCGACATGGATGGTTTTAAGTTACTTGAGCATGTGGGGCTTGAGATGGACCTGCCTGTCATAA TGTTGTCTGCAAATGGTGATACGAAGCTTGTGATGAAAGGGATTACTCATGGTGCTTGTGATTATTTGCTGAAACCTGTTCGGATCGAGGAGCTGCAAAATATATGGCAACATGTAGTGAGGAGAAAGAAAAAAGACCGGTGTAATTCTGGCAGCAAAGACAAGCCTCATCCAGACAGTGGTGAGGCTGCGGGGATAGGGAATGTTGATAACAATGGGAAGTTAAACAAAAAGCGGAAAGACCAGAATGAAGACGAGGACGACGAGCGTGACGAGAATGGCCATGATAACGAGGACCCATCAGCCCAAAAGAAACCTCGTGTTGTTTGGTCAGTGGAGTTGCATCGCAAATTTGTTGCAGCGGTTAATCAGTTGGGCATTGACA AGGCTGTACCTAAAAAGATCCTAGAATTGATGAATGTTGAAAAGCTTACCAGAGAAAATGTCGCCAGCCATCTGCAG AAATTTAGGCTTTACCTGAAAAGAATCAGCTGTGTGGCAAACCAACAAGCAAACATGGCGGCAGCCTTAGGCACTGCAGATTCTGCCTATTTACGGATGGGGTCTCTGAATGGACTTGGAAATTTCCATACATTGGCTGGATCTGATCAGCTTCACAATGCTGCCTTTAGATCTTTCCCACCTAGTGGGGTGCTTGGAAGATTGAACACACCTGCTGGGTTAGGCATACGTGGCCTTCCATCTCCAGGAACTATTCAATTAGGCCACGTGCAAAATTCGGGTAATCCCACTAATGATCTTAGCAAGTTGCAATCTTTCGTTCCTGGAAACCATAATACCAACATTCTACAAGGTATGCCAATGTCACTAGAACTTGATCGACTACAACATAACAAGAATGTTGGCCACATAGGAGAGCTGCCGACTACCGATAGTATGACTGTTTTCCCTGGTTCTGGTAATTTAGTAGATGCAAGAATAACTGGATTTTCCAACAATCAACTTCTTGGTGTTACAAGCAACTCCTTGATGTTAGAAGGAAGCTCTCAGCAAGCCACTTCACATACTAGTGTTTCTGCAATAGGCTTCCAAAATGGGAATGCTTTATCCGACTTTACTTCTATAGCTCCTGCTTCCAACCAATTGCAGGATTCAAAAGCAGGCTCACAAGGCCAAGCATCCCCGATCAACTGTAATGCAGGGCAAATAATCAGAAGTGCTCCTCAAGAATGGAATGCCCCTAGAAAAGATGCCCCTTACCAATCACATGCTTCGATAAACTCTTCGATCCCTATTAACGGTGCCATGATTCAGTTGGGACAGTGCTTGGACCGAAATAACTCGATTTTCCACAGGACAACAGACTTGGATTCGGTTGGACCATTGAACTTTGTTGATCCCTTATCTATCAAGCACAGTGAAGGTGACAACTCCATTATGGAGCCATCAGTTATCGAAAAGGAAGGGTATCTTATGTTCCAACCACGGCCACATGGAAGTCATGTTCCTGATAACATCGGCTCCTTGGAAGATCTGGCAAGTGCAATGATGAAACAG GAAGGCGGATGCAACGGTTATTCTCTAAGGACTTCCATATGA
- the LOC108462198 gene encoding class V chitinase CHIT5a-like, producing MASLKSTCVYFLAMFCIFVTKSETYFSPGPAPEIFPPLPVSYVPTPVPGPTSYPPVPAVSPSPQGIKAAYWPSFESFPVSSIDTSFFTHIYYAFLLPEPNFFKLNVTSLDQQKLPEFMSGLSAKNPPVKTILSIGGGGNDPNVFAGMASTKCTRAVFINSTIEVARNYQFDGIDLDWEFPETVDDMANLALLFEEWNEALQNEAETSGKPRLLLTAAVYYSSEFTTYGMPRSYPARAMAKYLDWMNPMCFDYHGKWDNFTGIHSALFDPNTSASSSHGIGSWIRAGVPPGKLVMGLASYGHTWKLQDPNINGIGAPATGVGPGDELGFFDYYAILDFNKEKNATVKYDRTTVSYYSYVGDTWIGYDDVKSIKWKVWFARIKGLAGYFFWALGYDKDWALSRQGDNILLQA from the coding sequence ATGGCTAGCCTCAAGTCTACATGTGTTTATTTTCTGGCTATGTTTTGCATATTTGTAACAAAATCCGAAACATATTTTTCACCAGGGCCGGCCCCTGAAATTTTCCCACCACTACCCGTTTCTTACGTGCCAACTCCAGTTCCAGGCCCTACTTCTTACCCACCTGTGCCAGCAGTTTCGCCATCTCCACAAGGAATCAAAGCTGCTTATTGGCCATCGTTTGAATCCTTTCCAGTTTCCTCCATTGACACTTCATTTTTCACCCATATTTACTACGCCTTTCTCTTACCCGAACCCAACTTTTTCAAACTCAACGTCACCTCATTGGACCAACAAAAGTTACCTGAATTCATGTCCGGATTAAGCGCCAAAAACCCACCCGTCAAGACCATACTCTCCATAGGAGGCGGCGGGAACGACCCGAATGTGTTCGCCGGAATGGCGAGTACCAAATGCACGCGCGCGGTTTTCATTAATTCGACCATCGAAGTAGCTCGGAATTACCAGTTCGACGGCATTGACTTGGACTGGGAGTTCCCTGAAACCGTCGACGACATGGCCAACCTCGCTTTGTTGTTCGAGGAATGGAACGAAGCACTTCAAAACGAAGCCGAAACCAGCGGGAAACCACGTCTGCTTTTGACTGCTGCCGTATATTACTCGTCGGAGTTCACTACTTACGGCATGCCTCGATCGTATCCGGCTCGTGCTATGGCCAAATATTTAGATTGGATGAATCCAATGTGCTTCGATTATCATGGGAAATGGGATAACTTCACTGGAATACATTCAGCACTTTTCGATCCCAATACTAGTGCTAGCAGTAGCCACGGAATCGGGTCTTGGATTCGAGCTGGGGTGCCGCCGGGAAAACTGGTTATGGGGCTGGCATCATATGGGCATACATGGAAGCTCCAGGATCCGAATATTAATGGGATCGGAGCACCGGCAACCGGCGTAGGGCCGGGAGATGAACTGGGGTTCTTTGATTATTATGCTATATTGGATTTTAACAAGGAGAAAAATGCTACGGTGAAGTACGATAGGACAACGGTGTCGTATTACTCTTACGTTGGGGACACGTGGATTGGGTACGATGATGTTAAGTCCATTAAGTGGAAGGTCTGGTTTGCAAGGATTAAAGGCTTAGCTGGGTATTTCTTTTGGGCTCTTGGTTATGATAAAGATTGGGCTCTCTCAAGACAAGGTGACAATATTCTCCTTCAAGCTTGA
- the LOC108461714 gene encoding two-component response regulator ARR12-like isoform X3, with product MLRENKNKFDLVISDVHMPDMDGFKLLEHVGLEMDLPVIMLSANGDTKLVMKGITHGACDYLLKPVRIEELQNIWQHVVRRKKKDRCNSGSKDKPHPDSGEAAGIGNVDNNGKLNKKRKDQNEDEDDERDENGHDNEDPSAQKKPRVVWSVELHRKFVAAVNQLGIDKAVPKKILELMNVEKLTRENVASHLQKFRLYLKRISCVANQQANMAAALGTADSAYLRMGSLNGLGNFHTLAGSDQLHNAAFRSFPPSGVLGRLNTPAGLGIRGLPSPGTIQLGHVQNSGNPTNDLSKLQSFVPGNHNTNILQGMPMSLELDRLQHNKNVGHIGELPTTDSMTVFPGSGNLVDARITGFSNNQLLGVTSNSLMLEGSSQQATSHTSVSAIGFQNGNALSDFTSIAPASNQLQDSKAGSQGQASPINCNAGQIIRSAPQEWNAPRKDAPYQSHASINSSIPINGAMIQLGQCLDRNNSIFHRTTDLDSVGPLNFVDPLSIKHSEGDNSIMEPSVIEKEGYLMFQPRPHGSHVPDNIGSLEDLASAMMKQEGGCNGYSLRTSI from the exons ATGTTAAGAGAAAACAAGAACAAGTTTGACTTGGTTATCAGCGATGTTCACATGCCCGACATGGATGGTTTTAAGTTACTTGAGCATGTGGGGCTTGAGATGGACCTGCCTGTCATAA TGTTGTCTGCAAATGGTGATACGAAGCTTGTGATGAAAGGGATTACTCATGGTGCTTGTGATTATTTGCTGAAACCTGTTCGGATCGAGGAGCTGCAAAATATATGGCAACATGTAGTGAGGAGAAAGAAAAAAGACCGGTGTAATTCTGGCAGCAAAGACAAGCCTCATCCAGACAGTGGTGAGGCTGCGGGGATAGGGAATGTTGATAACAATGGGAAGTTAAACAAAAAGCGGAAAGACCAGAATGAAGACGAGGACGACGAGCGTGACGAGAATGGCCATGATAACGAGGACCCATCAGCCCAAAAGAAACCTCGTGTTGTTTGGTCAGTGGAGTTGCATCGCAAATTTGTTGCAGCGGTTAATCAGTTGGGCATTGACA AGGCTGTACCTAAAAAGATCCTAGAATTGATGAATGTTGAAAAGCTTACCAGAGAAAATGTCGCCAGCCATCTGCAG AAATTTAGGCTTTACCTGAAAAGAATCAGCTGTGTGGCAAACCAACAAGCAAACATGGCGGCAGCCTTAGGCACTGCAGATTCTGCCTATTTACGGATGGGGTCTCTGAATGGACTTGGAAATTTCCATACATTGGCTGGATCTGATCAGCTTCACAATGCTGCCTTTAGATCTTTCCCACCTAGTGGGGTGCTTGGAAGATTGAACACACCTGCTGGGTTAGGCATACGTGGCCTTCCATCTCCAGGAACTATTCAATTAGGCCACGTGCAAAATTCGGGTAATCCCACTAATGATCTTAGCAAGTTGCAATCTTTCGTTCCTGGAAACCATAATACCAACATTCTACAAGGTATGCCAATGTCACTAGAACTTGATCGACTACAACATAACAAGAATGTTGGCCACATAGGAGAGCTGCCGACTACCGATAGTATGACTGTTTTCCCTGGTTCTGGTAATTTAGTAGATGCAAGAATAACTGGATTTTCCAACAATCAACTTCTTGGTGTTACAAGCAACTCCTTGATGTTAGAAGGAAGCTCTCAGCAAGCCACTTCACATACTAGTGTTTCTGCAATAGGCTTCCAAAATGGGAATGCTTTATCCGACTTTACTTCTATAGCTCCTGCTTCCAACCAATTGCAGGATTCAAAAGCAGGCTCACAAGGCCAAGCATCCCCGATCAACTGTAATGCAGGGCAAATAATCAGAAGTGCTCCTCAAGAATGGAATGCCCCTAGAAAAGATGCCCCTTACCAATCACATGCTTCGATAAACTCTTCGATCCCTATTAACGGTGCCATGATTCAGTTGGGACAGTGCTTGGACCGAAATAACTCGATTTTCCACAGGACAACAGACTTGGATTCGGTTGGACCATTGAACTTTGTTGATCCCTTATCTATCAAGCACAGTGAAGGTGACAACTCCATTATGGAGCCATCAGTTATCGAAAAGGAAGGGTATCTTATGTTCCAACCACGGCCACATGGAAGTCATGTTCCTGATAACATCGGCTCCTTGGAAGATCTGGCAAGTGCAATGATGAAACAG GAAGGCGGATGCAACGGTTATTCTCTAAGGACTTCCATATGA